A single genomic interval of Nocardia bhagyanarayanae harbors:
- the uvrA gene encoding excinuclease ABC subunit UvrA — protein sequence MAERLTVRGAREHNLKGVDLDLPRDSLIVFTGLSGSGKSSLAFDTIFAEGQRRYVESLSAYARQFLGQMDKPDVDFIEGLSPAVSIDQKSTNRNPRSTVGTITEVYDYLRLLYARAGTPHCPVCGELIAKQTPQQIVDQVLAMEEGTKFQVLAPVVRTRKGEFVDLFDQLNSQGYSRVRVDGVVYPLTDPPKLKKQEKHDVEVVVDRLTVKPTSKQRLTDSIETALRLADGIVVLDFVDRDEHAHDRERRFSERLACPNGHPLDIEDLEPRSFSFNSPYGACPDCTGLGIRKEVDPDLVVPDPELSLAQGAIAPWSRGQTAEYFTRLLSGLAEAIGFSMDTPWRELPVKARKAVLEGSADQVHVSYTNRYGRKRSYYADFEGVMPFLQRRMENTDSEQMKEHYEGYMRDIPCPVCNGARLRPEILAVTIAAGAERKSIADVSDLSIGDCSKFLNSLTLGEREAAIAGQVLKEVQARLGFLLDVGLEYLTLSRAAATLSGGEAQRIRLATQIGSGLVGVLYVLDEPSIGLHQRDNRRLIETLTRLKNLGNTLIVVEHDEDTIRASDWVVDIGPLAGEHGGRVVHSGPYQELLTDPDSLTGAYLSGRERIEVPMVRRPVDKKRKLTVVGATEHNLKGIDVSFPLGVLTSVTGVSGSGKSTLVNDILATVLANKLNGARQVPGRHTRVNGLDHLDKLVQVDQSPIGRTPRSNPATYTGVFDKIRTLFAATTEAKVRGYQPGRFSFNVKGGRCEACSGDGTLKIEMNFLPDVYVPCEVCHGARYNRETLEVHYKGKTIAEVLDMSIEEAAEFFEPVTSIHRYLKTLVDVGLGYVRLGQSAPTLSGGEAQRVKLAAELQKRSTGRTVYILDEPTTGLHFEDIRKLLAVINGLVDKGNTVIVIEHNLDVIKTSDWVVDMGPEGGSGGGTVVAEGVPEDVATVPNSYTGQFLKEVLAQPAATAPAKRAPAKKAVKKAPVKAVPAEPTAAKPTKKAPAEKAAAKKAPSETAAAKRLARKAAALR from the coding sequence GTGGCGGAACGCCTCACCGTGCGCGGAGCCCGGGAGCACAACCTGAAGGGGGTCGACCTCGATCTGCCCCGTGACAGCCTGATCGTGTTCACCGGACTGTCCGGCTCCGGCAAGTCCAGCCTCGCCTTCGACACCATCTTCGCCGAGGGCCAGCGCCGGTACGTGGAATCGCTGTCGGCATACGCCAGGCAGTTCCTCGGGCAGATGGACAAGCCCGACGTCGACTTCATCGAGGGTCTCTCGCCCGCGGTGTCCATCGATCAGAAGTCCACCAACCGCAACCCGCGCTCCACCGTGGGCACCATCACCGAGGTCTACGACTACCTGCGTCTGCTCTACGCGCGCGCGGGCACCCCGCACTGCCCGGTCTGCGGCGAACTGATCGCCAAGCAGACCCCGCAGCAGATCGTCGACCAGGTGCTGGCCATGGAGGAGGGCACCAAGTTCCAGGTGCTCGCGCCGGTGGTGCGGACACGCAAGGGCGAGTTCGTCGACCTGTTCGACCAGCTCAACTCCCAGGGCTATTCCAGGGTGCGGGTCGACGGCGTGGTGTATCCGCTCACCGATCCGCCGAAGCTGAAGAAGCAGGAGAAGCACGACGTCGAGGTCGTGGTGGACCGGCTCACCGTCAAGCCGACCTCCAAGCAGCGCCTGACCGATTCCATCGAGACCGCGCTGCGCCTGGCCGACGGCATCGTGGTGCTGGACTTCGTCGATCGCGACGAGCACGCGCACGACCGGGAGCGCCGCTTCTCCGAGCGCCTCGCCTGCCCCAACGGCCACCCGCTCGACATCGAGGATCTCGAGCCCCGGTCGTTCTCGTTCAACTCGCCCTACGGCGCCTGCCCCGACTGCACCGGCCTCGGCATCCGCAAGGAGGTCGATCCGGATCTGGTGGTCCCCGATCCCGAGCTCAGCCTCGCCCAGGGCGCCATCGCGCCGTGGTCGCGCGGGCAGACCGCGGAGTACTTCACCCGCCTGCTGTCGGGCCTGGCCGAAGCCATCGGCTTCTCCATGGACACCCCGTGGCGGGAGCTGCCGGTCAAGGCGCGCAAGGCCGTGCTAGAGGGCAGCGCCGACCAGGTGCACGTCTCCTACACCAACCGCTACGGGCGCAAGCGCTCCTACTACGCCGACTTCGAGGGCGTCATGCCGTTCCTGCAGCGGCGCATGGAGAACACCGACTCCGAGCAGATGAAGGAGCACTACGAGGGATACATGCGCGATATCCCGTGCCCCGTCTGCAACGGCGCGCGACTGCGCCCGGAGATCCTCGCCGTCACCATCGCGGCGGGCGCGGAACGCAAGTCCATCGCCGATGTCAGCGACCTGTCGATCGGCGATTGCTCGAAGTTCCTGAACTCGCTGACCCTCGGGGAGCGCGAGGCCGCGATCGCCGGGCAGGTGCTCAAGGAGGTGCAGGCGCGCCTGGGCTTCCTGCTCGACGTCGGCCTGGAGTACCTGACGCTGTCCCGTGCCGCCGCGACCCTGTCCGGCGGTGAGGCGCAGCGCATCCGGCTGGCCACCCAGATCGGCTCCGGCCTGGTCGGCGTGCTGTACGTGCTGGACGAGCCGTCCATCGGTCTGCACCAGCGCGACAACCGGCGACTCATCGAAACCCTCACGCGCCTCAAGAATCTGGGCAACACGCTGATCGTCGTCGAGCACGACGAGGACACCATCCGCGCCTCGGACTGGGTCGTCGACATCGGCCCGCTGGCGGGCGAGCACGGCGGCCGGGTGGTGCACAGCGGCCCGTACCAGGAGTTGCTCACCGACCCCGATTCGCTGACCGGCGCGTACCTTTCGGGCCGCGAGCGCATCGAGGTGCCGATGGTGCGCCGCCCGGTGGACAAGAAGCGCAAGCTCACCGTGGTCGGCGCGACCGAGCACAACCTGAAGGGCATCGACGTCTCCTTCCCGCTCGGCGTGCTCACCTCGGTGACCGGCGTCTCGGGCTCGGGCAAGTCGACGCTGGTCAACGACATCCTGGCCACCGTGCTGGCGAACAAGCTCAACGGCGCACGCCAGGTGCCGGGCAGGCACACCAGGGTCAACGGCCTGGATCACCTGGACAAGCTGGTGCAGGTCGATCAGTCCCCGATCGGCCGGACCCCGCGGTCCAACCCGGCCACCTACACCGGCGTGTTCGACAAGATCAGAACGCTGTTCGCGGCGACCACCGAGGCGAAGGTCCGCGGCTACCAGCCGGGCCGGTTCTCGTTCAACGTCAAGGGCGGCCGCTGCGAGGCGTGCTCCGGCGACGGCACGCTGAAGATCGAGATGAACTTCCTGCCGGACGTGTACGTGCCGTGCGAGGTCTGCCACGGCGCGCGCTACAACCGGGAAACCCTCGAGGTGCACTACAAGGGCAAGACCATCGCCGAGGTGCTGGACATGTCCATCGAGGAGGCCGCCGAGTTCTTCGAGCCGGTCACCTCGATCCATCGCTACCTCAAGACCCTGGTCGACGTCGGCCTCGGCTACGTGCGGCTCGGCCAGAGCGCACCGACGCTGTCCGGCGGCGAGGCGCAGCGCGTGAAGCTGGCGGCGGAGTTGCAGAAGCGCTCCACCGGCCGCACGGTCTACATCCTCGACGAGCCGACCACCGGTCTGCACTTCGAGGACATCCGCAAGCTGCTCGCCGTCATCAACGGTCTGGTCGACAAGGGCAACACCGTCATCGTCATCGAGCACAACCTGGACGTCATCAAGACCTCCGACTGGGTGGTCGACATGGGTCCCGAGGGCGGCTCCGGCGGCGGCACCGTGGTGGCCGAGGGCGTCCCCGAAGACGTCGCGACCGTGCCGAACAGTTACACCGGCCAGTTCCTGAAGGAGGTGCTCGCCCAGCCCGCCGCGACGGCACCGGCCAAGCGGGCCCCGGCGAAGAAGGCGGTGAAGAAGGCGCCGGTCAAGGCGGTTCCGGCGGAGCCGACGGCTGCGAAGCCGACGAAGAAGGCTCCGGCCGAGAAGGCGGCGGCCAAGAAGGCGCCGTCGGAGACGGCGGCGGCGAAGCGGCTCGCCAGGAAGGCCGCCGCGCTGCGCTGA